A genome region from Panicum virgatum strain AP13 chromosome 4K, P.virgatum_v5, whole genome shotgun sequence includes the following:
- the LOC120704072 gene encoding transcription initiation factor TFIID subunit 1-like isoform X2: protein MSEGERHDEENTTTSAADDDDDEDYEEPGGGNHFLGFMFGNVDDSGDLDADYLDEDAKEHLFALADKLGPSLKDIDLIKSSPAPTDPSEQDYDEKAEDAVDYEDIDEEYDGPEVEAATEEDNLLSKKDYFSSSSGYASVNNTASVFDEENYDEDEETPNDNEPPGDNDVQNLSSDSIEQADMSTSSDKLTLEKIGSLSHLEESMDFEYEVLEQNEMGTEDGQHKPESVTSLPVLCVQDGNVILRFSEIFGIQEPVRKVKTDHHKRPVNKELQITNVADIAEEDEEIILRSAVQNFSTLNHIQMNEDSVESDSDESITDVTLRLKDSCLSEQPMKDAHTVQRSPVCPDFYPLEHDDWENDIIWNNSPSNERQPCAKICESEESVDTHRDDQGNDYGQVSRCWDVQSKSNGSPVIEEPFGCTEMPAPANYNSPGNNYPPLTNDDNIDHIRPNNLDEAVKINTMLRLNNLSLLNRELLEGSWLDNIIWDPSEGTPKPKLIFDLKDDHMLFEILDEKNADHLRSHASAMIVSQSIKASTPTVENFDNQAKTLSDRFNISNDKFYSNRKTPQQAKSHTKKRALMGIKVVHSAPAHKLQTMKPVLSNKEVANFHRPKAKWYPHENKIAAELQGATCSHGKMTAILMTLAGKGIKILVNAEDTPVSVKLKASKKLELKPSEKVKLFCSGKELQDDISLAMQNVRPNSILHVVRTEVNLWPKAQKLPGEDKPLRPPGAFRKKTDLSVRDGHVFLMEYCEERPLLLSNAGMGARLCTYYQKTSPADQTATSLRNNGDGLGTVLAIDPADKSPFLGDIRSRSHQSCLETNMYRSPIFPHKVAQTDYLLVRSAKGVLSLRRIDKLYAVGQQEPHMEVFSPGTKNVQNYLLNRVLAYVYREFRARERPDVIPQIRADELPIQSPLTEAIVKKRLKHCADFKKGPKGHFFWTQRADFRVPSEEELRRLLTPESVCCYESMQAGLYRLKRLGIVKLTQPVGLASAMNQLPDEAIELAAASHIERELQITSWNLTSNFVACTNQNRENIERLEITGVGDPSGRGLGFSYVRVAPKAPASNSMLKKKSAAAKGTTVTGTDADLRRLSMDAARELLLKFGVPEEQIDKLTRWHRIAMVRKLSSEQAASGITIDEIPVSKFARGQRMSFLQLQQQTREKCQEIWDRQVQSLSAIDGDDNGSDTEANNDLDSFAGDLENLLDAEEFDDEDTSTADLRSDKADGMRGLKMRRCPTHAQVNEEIEDDEAEASLAKKLLEDNGNDMKRKKQPEGLTNCSTSIGVNKMKQNKIGQMIKSSGYAGALTPKEGAPREAKEAENSFAEGSLPTKLKTKMAFDGNDILLVKKKSAPGKDGPKEKRQGARGDTLVCGACGHLGHMRTNKLCPKYGEDQEVSEMDANSVKSNPTDTGNHLQTKPPKRLITKVSSEVTETEGPECIEKTKSVPVKFKLGAPDKSLERNMSLSGSLVSDKRPVDVTDYRSTGKVNKIIIPNKMKSEDYPPDTPKPSVVFRPPAEEKDVPRKKITIKQPKVVDQQRLVEPRSGQEPTRKTRKIVELSSFEEKSRDDDHWFGGEPSQMSSSHERRLDLEGKRRSKTIMENEESWRDVEEQREMPQQRFIDARIYASREEDHQKAKKKNKKKKKHEFRDDDLLDHRPYKNDRRVPERHRAVKRSTPVDVIECEPSAKRRRGGEVELSNILEKIVDHLRGETQISLLFLKPVTRKDAPDYLDIIRRPMDLGTIRDKVRKMEYRNRHQFRHDVAQIQLNAHIYNDERHPHIPPLADSLMELCDYLLDESAELLAEAEDAIEH from the exons ATGAGCGAAGGCGAGCGCCACGACGAGGAGAACACGACAACCAGTGCCGCAG atgacgacgacgatgaggatTATGAGGAACCTGGTGGAGGAAATCACTTCCTGGGGTTTATGTTCGGCAACGTAGATGATTCTGGTGACTTAGATGCTGACTATCTTGATGAG GATGCAAAGGAACACCTTTTTGCATTGGCAGACAAGCTTGGTCCATCTCTCAAAGACATCGAT TTAATCAAGTCTTCTCCAGCACCAACTGATCCTTCTGAGCAAG ACTATGATGAGAAGGCAGAAGATGCTGTCGACTATGAAGATATTGATGAAGAATATGATGGACCTGAAGTTGAAGCAGCTACAGAGGAAGACAACTTGTTGTCAAAAAAAGATTACTTCTCATCATCTTCAGGGTATGCTTCGGTCAATAATACAGCTTCAGTGTTTGATGAGGAGAATTACGATGAGGATGAAGAAACACCCAATGATAATGAGCCTCCTGGTGATAATGATGTTCAAAATCTTTCTTCAG ATTCAATTGAGCAGGCAGATATGTCAACCTCAAGTGATAAACTTACCTTGGAAAAGATTGGCTCATTATCACATCTAGAAGAAAGTATGGACTTTGAATATGAAGTTTTGGAG CAGAATGAAATGGGCACCGAGGATGGTCAACATAAGCCTGAAAGTGTGACTTCCCTCCCTGTTCTATGTGTACAGGATGGGAATGTGATCCTGAGGTTCTCTGAAATTTTTGGTATACAAGAGCCTGTAAGAAAAGTGAAGACAGATCACCATAAACGTCCAGTGAATAAAG AGCTTCAGATCACAAATGTTGCTGACATtgctgaagaagatgaggaaatAATTCTCCGAAGCGCTGTACAAAATTTCTCAACTTTGAATCATATCCAAATGAATGAAGATTCTGTTGAGAGTGACAGTGACGAGTCAATTACTGATGTCACTTTAAGGCTAAAGGACTCGTGTCTATCTGAACAACCTATGAAAGATGCACATACCGTCCAGCGATCTCCAGTTTGTCCTGATTTTTATCCACTCGAGCATGATGATTGGGAAAATGATATCATTTGGAATAACTCACCATCAAATGAACGTCAGCCTTGTGCAAAAATCTGTGAATCTGAAGAGAGCGTGGACACACACAGAGATGACCAGGGCAATGATTATGGCCAGGTTTCCAGGTGTTGGGATGTGCAGAGTAAAAGCAATGGTTCTCCAGTAATAGAAGAGCCTTTTGGTTGTACAGAAATGCCTGCTCCAGCTAACTACAATTCACCTGGGAATAATTACCCTCCACTGACAAATGATGATAACATAGACCACATAAGGCCAAATAATTTAGATGAGGCAGTTAAAATTAACACCATGCTGCGTTTAAACAACTTGAGTTTACTGAACAGGGAATTATTAGAAGGATCATGGTTGGACAACATAATTTGGGATCCCAGTGAGGGTACCCCAAAGCCTAAACTGATCTTTGACCTCAAAGATGATCATATGCTTTTTGAGATCCTGGATGAAAAGAATGCGGATCACCTCCGCTCTCATGCTAGTGCCATGATTGTCAGTCAGTCAATTAAGGCTTCAACACCAACAGTGGAGAATTTTGACAATCAAGCAAAGACATTGAGTGACAGATTCAACATCTCCAATGACAAGTTTTATTCTAATAGGAAGACGCCACAGCAAGCTAAATCTCATACTAAAAAACGTGCTTTAATGGGCATAAAGGTGGTTCATTCTGCTCCAGCTCATAAGCTGCAAACCATGAAACCAGTCTTGAGCAA CAAGGAAGTTGCAAACTTTCATAGACCAAAAGCTAAGTGGTATCCACATGAAAATAAAATAGCTGCTGAACTTCAAGGGGCTACTTGCAGCCATGGGAAGATGACTGCTATACTTATGACACTGGCAGGAAAAGGAATAAAGATTTTGGTAAATGCAGAGGACACTCCGGTCTCTGTCAAATTAAAAGCTTCAAAGAAGTTAG AATTGAAGCCTTCTGAGAAGGTCAAGTTATTCTGTTCTGGAAAAGAGCTTCAGGATGACATCTCGTTAGCCATGCAAAATGTGCGACCGAACTCTATTCTGCATGTTGTTCGCACTGAAGTGAATCTATGGCCAAAAGCACAGAAGTTACCTGGTGAGGACAAGCCTCTACGCCCTCCTGGGGCTTTCAGGAAAAAAACTGACTTGTCTGTCAGGGATGGACATGTATTTTTAATGGA ATATTGTGAAGAGAGACCTTTGCTTCTTTCAAATGCAGGAATGGGAGCCCGACTTTGTACATATTACCAGAAAACTTCACCTGCTGATCAGACAGCTACATCACTGCGAAACAACGGTGATGGACTGGGCACAGTGCTTGCGATTGATCCTGCTGACAAATCCCCTTTTCTAGGAGACATACGTTCCAGGTCCCATCAATCTTGTCTTGAAACAAACATGTACAGATCACCTATATTTCCTCATAAGGTTGCGCAAACTGATTACCTATTAGTTCGTTCGGCCAAAGGGGTGCTTTCCCTTCGTCGCATTGACAAGCTATATGCTGTTGGCCAACAA GAACCTCATATGGAAGTCTTTTCACCTGGGACTAAAAATGTGCAGAACTATCTTCTGAATCGAGTGCTTGCATATGTTTATCGTGAGTTTCGTGCTAGGGAGAGGCCTGATGTTATTCCTCAGATTCGAGCAGATGAGTTACCCATTCAAAGTCCTCTGACAGAAGCTATAGTGAAGAAACGATTGAAGCATTGTGCAGATTTCAAG AAAGGACCAAAGGGACATTTTTTCTGGACACAGAGAGCTGATTTTCGGGTTCCATCAGAGGAAGAACTGAGAAGATTATTGACACCAGAAAGT GTCTGCTGTTATGAGAGTATGCAAGCTGGCCTGTATCGTCTCAAGCGATTAGGAATTGTGAAGCTTACTCAGCCTGTTGGACTGGCCTCTGCCATGAATCAGCTTCCTGATGAAGCTATCGAGCTTGCTGCTGCATCACATATCGAGAGGGAACTGCAAATCACTAGCTGGAATCTTACGAGTAATTTTGTTGCTTGTACTAATCAG AACCGAGAAAATATAGAAAGATTAGAAATTACTGGCGTCGGTGATCCATCTGGTCGTGGGCTAGGATTCAGCTATGTGCGAGTAGCACCAAAAGCACCTGCCTCCAATTCAATGCTCAAGAAGAagtcagctgctgcaaagggtaCCACTGTAACTGGTACTGATGCTGATCTCCGCAGGTTGAGCATGGATGCAGCTAGAGAG TTGCTGCTGAAATTCGGCGTTCCTGAAGAGCAAATTGATAAATTAACAAGGTGGCATCGGATTGCTATGGTGAGGAAGTTGTCAAGTGAGCAAGCTGCATCAGGAATTACTATTGATGAAATTCCTGTTAGTAAGTTTGCACGCGGACAAAGGATGTCTTTTCTGCAACTTCAACAGCAAACTAGGGAGAAGTGTCAGGAAATTTGGGACAGACAAGTCCAGTCACTTTCAGCTATAGATGGTGATGACAATGGCAGTGACACAGAAGCTAACAATGATCTGGACTCGTTTGCTGGGGATCTTGAGAACTTACTAGACGCAGAAGAATTTGATGATGAGGATACTAGTACAGCAGACTTGAGAAGTGACAAAGCAGATGGAATGAGAGGACTTAAAATGAGAAGGTGCCCTACTCATGCTCAAGTTAATGAGGaaattgaagatgatgaagcagAAGCTTCTCTGGCAAAAAAACTACTCGAAG ACAATGGTAATGATATGAAGAGAAAAAAACAGCCTGAAGGTTTGACAAATTGTAGCACCTCTATAGGTGTCAATAAAATGAAGCAGAATAAGATTGGGCAAATGATCAAATCATCCGGTTATGCTGGTGCGTTGACCCCAAAGGAGGGGGCACCAAGAGAAGCAAAAGAG GCTGAAAATTCTTTTGCTGAAGGCAGTTTGCCCACAAAACTAAAAACAAAGATGGCATTTGATGGAAATGATATCCTTCTTGTTAAAAAGAAAAGTGCTCCAGGAAAGGATGGACCTAAG GAAAAGAGACAGGGTGCAAGGGGAGATACTCTTGTTTGTGGAGCCTGTGGTCAT CTGGGGCATATGCGAACTAACAAATTATGCCCTAAGTATGGGGAGGATCAAGAAGTGTCAGAAATGGATGCAAATTCAGTTAAGTCCAATCCTACAGATACAGGGAACCATTTGCAAACAAAACCACCTAAAAGGTTGATAACTAAAGTTTCCTCTGAAGTTACTGAAACTGAAGGGCCAGAATGTATTGAAAAGACAAAATCTGTCCCAGTAAAATTCAAATTAGGGGCACCTGATAAATCCTTGGAGAGGAACATGTCACTCTCTGGTTCACTGGTTTCTGATAAACGCCCCGTGGATGTTACAGACTATAGATCTACTGGAAAGGTAAACAAGATAATAATACCTAATAAGATGAAGTCAGAAGATTATCCTCCTGACACTCCAAAGCCATCTGTTGTATTTCGGCCTCCTGCTGAAGAAAAGGATGTTCCTCGCAAAAAGATCACCATCAAGCAGCCTAAGGTAGTAGATCAACAAAGACTTGTTGAACCTAGGAGTGGTCAGGAGCCCACAAGAAAGACAAGAAAAATTGTTGAATTATCAAGTTTTGAGGAGAAAAGTAGAGATGATGATCATTGGTTTGGTGGAGAACCCAGCCAGATGAGTTCCTCGCATGAGAGGAGGCTAGATCtggaaggaaaaagaagaagcaaaacCATAATGGAAAATGAGGAGTCCTGGAGAGATGTTGAAGAGCAAAGAGAAATGCCGCAACAGAGGTTTATTGATGCTAGGATATATGCATCGAGGGAGGAAGATCATCAgaaagcaaaaaagaaaaacaagaaaaagaaaaagcatGAATTTAGAGATGATGACCTACTTGATCACAGGCCGTACAAAAATGACAGAAGGGTACCTGAAAGACACCGAGCAGTAAAACGATCTACTCCTGTTGATGTGATTGAATGTGAACCATCTGCTAAGCGCCGCAGGGGAGGAGAG GTTGAGCTCTCCAACATACTGGAAAAGATAGTTGATCACCTGCGGGGAGAAACTCAGATATCATTACTATTTCTAAAACCAGTAACGAGGAAAGATGCTCCTGATTACCTTGACATCATACGTCGCCCAATGGATCTTGGTACCATCAGAGACAAGGTGAGGAAGATGGAGTACAGAAACCGGCATCAATTCAGGCACGATGTAGCACAGATACAACTCAATGCACACATCTACAATGATGAACGACACCCTCACATCCCTCCACTTGCTGATTCGCTCATGGAGTTGTGCGACTATCTGCTCGATGAAAGCGCAGAGCTGCTCGCTGAGGCGGAAGATGCTATTGAGCACTAA
- the LOC120704072 gene encoding transcription initiation factor TFIID subunit 1-like isoform X1, whose amino-acid sequence MSEGERHDEENTTTSAADDDDDEDYEEPGGGNHFLGFMFGNVDDSGDLDADYLDEDAKEHLFALADKLGPSLKDIDLIKSSPAPTDPSEQDYDEKAEDAVDYEDIDEEYDGPEVEAATEEDNLLSKKDYFSSSSGYASVNNTASVFDEENYDEDEETPNDNEPPGDNDVQNLSSDSIEQADMSTSSDKLTLEKIGSLSHLEESMDFEYEVLEQNEMGTEDGQHKPESVTSLPVLCVQDGNVILRFSEIFGIQEPVRKVKTDHHKRPVNKELQITNVADIAEEDEEIILRSAVQNFSTLNHIQMNEDSVESDSDESITDVTLRLKDSCLSEQPMKDAHTVQRSPVCPDFYPLEHDDWENDIIWNNSPSNERQPCAKICESEESVDTHRDDQGNDYGQVSRCWDVQSKSNGSPVIEEPFGCTEMPAPANYNSPGNNYPPLTNDDNIDHIRPNNLDEAVKINTMLRLNNLSLLNRELLEGSWLDNIIWDPSEGTPKPKLIFDLKDDHMLFEILDEKNADHLRSHASAMIVSQSIKASTPTVENFDNQAKTLSDRFNISNDKFYSNRKTPQQAKSHTKKRALMGIKVVHSAPAHKLQTMKPVLSNKEVANFHRPKAKWYPHENKIAAELQGATCSHGKMTAILMTLAGKGIKILVNAEDTPVSVKLKASKKLAELKPSEKVKLFCSGKELQDDISLAMQNVRPNSILHVVRTEVNLWPKAQKLPGEDKPLRPPGAFRKKTDLSVRDGHVFLMEYCEERPLLLSNAGMGARLCTYYQKTSPADQTATSLRNNGDGLGTVLAIDPADKSPFLGDIRSRSHQSCLETNMYRSPIFPHKVAQTDYLLVRSAKGVLSLRRIDKLYAVGQQEPHMEVFSPGTKNVQNYLLNRVLAYVYREFRARERPDVIPQIRADELPIQSPLTEAIVKKRLKHCADFKKGPKGHFFWTQRADFRVPSEEELRRLLTPESVCCYESMQAGLYRLKRLGIVKLTQPVGLASAMNQLPDEAIELAAASHIERELQITSWNLTSNFVACTNQNRENIERLEITGVGDPSGRGLGFSYVRVAPKAPASNSMLKKKSAAAKGTTVTGTDADLRRLSMDAARELLLKFGVPEEQIDKLTRWHRIAMVRKLSSEQAASGITIDEIPVSKFARGQRMSFLQLQQQTREKCQEIWDRQVQSLSAIDGDDNGSDTEANNDLDSFAGDLENLLDAEEFDDEDTSTADLRSDKADGMRGLKMRRCPTHAQVNEEIEDDEAEASLAKKLLEDNGNDMKRKKQPEGLTNCSTSIGVNKMKQNKIGQMIKSSGYAGALTPKEGAPREAKEAENSFAEGSLPTKLKTKMAFDGNDILLVKKKSAPGKDGPKEKRQGARGDTLVCGACGHLGHMRTNKLCPKYGEDQEVSEMDANSVKSNPTDTGNHLQTKPPKRLITKVSSEVTETEGPECIEKTKSVPVKFKLGAPDKSLERNMSLSGSLVSDKRPVDVTDYRSTGKVNKIIIPNKMKSEDYPPDTPKPSVVFRPPAEEKDVPRKKITIKQPKVVDQQRLVEPRSGQEPTRKTRKIVELSSFEEKSRDDDHWFGGEPSQMSSSHERRLDLEGKRRSKTIMENEESWRDVEEQREMPQQRFIDARIYASREEDHQKAKKKNKKKKKHEFRDDDLLDHRPYKNDRRVPERHRAVKRSTPVDVIECEPSAKRRRGGEVELSNILEKIVDHLRGETQISLLFLKPVTRKDAPDYLDIIRRPMDLGTIRDKVRKMEYRNRHQFRHDVAQIQLNAHIYNDERHPHIPPLADSLMELCDYLLDESAELLAEAEDAIEH is encoded by the exons ATGAGCGAAGGCGAGCGCCACGACGAGGAGAACACGACAACCAGTGCCGCAG atgacgacgacgatgaggatTATGAGGAACCTGGTGGAGGAAATCACTTCCTGGGGTTTATGTTCGGCAACGTAGATGATTCTGGTGACTTAGATGCTGACTATCTTGATGAG GATGCAAAGGAACACCTTTTTGCATTGGCAGACAAGCTTGGTCCATCTCTCAAAGACATCGAT TTAATCAAGTCTTCTCCAGCACCAACTGATCCTTCTGAGCAAG ACTATGATGAGAAGGCAGAAGATGCTGTCGACTATGAAGATATTGATGAAGAATATGATGGACCTGAAGTTGAAGCAGCTACAGAGGAAGACAACTTGTTGTCAAAAAAAGATTACTTCTCATCATCTTCAGGGTATGCTTCGGTCAATAATACAGCTTCAGTGTTTGATGAGGAGAATTACGATGAGGATGAAGAAACACCCAATGATAATGAGCCTCCTGGTGATAATGATGTTCAAAATCTTTCTTCAG ATTCAATTGAGCAGGCAGATATGTCAACCTCAAGTGATAAACTTACCTTGGAAAAGATTGGCTCATTATCACATCTAGAAGAAAGTATGGACTTTGAATATGAAGTTTTGGAG CAGAATGAAATGGGCACCGAGGATGGTCAACATAAGCCTGAAAGTGTGACTTCCCTCCCTGTTCTATGTGTACAGGATGGGAATGTGATCCTGAGGTTCTCTGAAATTTTTGGTATACAAGAGCCTGTAAGAAAAGTGAAGACAGATCACCATAAACGTCCAGTGAATAAAG AGCTTCAGATCACAAATGTTGCTGACATtgctgaagaagatgaggaaatAATTCTCCGAAGCGCTGTACAAAATTTCTCAACTTTGAATCATATCCAAATGAATGAAGATTCTGTTGAGAGTGACAGTGACGAGTCAATTACTGATGTCACTTTAAGGCTAAAGGACTCGTGTCTATCTGAACAACCTATGAAAGATGCACATACCGTCCAGCGATCTCCAGTTTGTCCTGATTTTTATCCACTCGAGCATGATGATTGGGAAAATGATATCATTTGGAATAACTCACCATCAAATGAACGTCAGCCTTGTGCAAAAATCTGTGAATCTGAAGAGAGCGTGGACACACACAGAGATGACCAGGGCAATGATTATGGCCAGGTTTCCAGGTGTTGGGATGTGCAGAGTAAAAGCAATGGTTCTCCAGTAATAGAAGAGCCTTTTGGTTGTACAGAAATGCCTGCTCCAGCTAACTACAATTCACCTGGGAATAATTACCCTCCACTGACAAATGATGATAACATAGACCACATAAGGCCAAATAATTTAGATGAGGCAGTTAAAATTAACACCATGCTGCGTTTAAACAACTTGAGTTTACTGAACAGGGAATTATTAGAAGGATCATGGTTGGACAACATAATTTGGGATCCCAGTGAGGGTACCCCAAAGCCTAAACTGATCTTTGACCTCAAAGATGATCATATGCTTTTTGAGATCCTGGATGAAAAGAATGCGGATCACCTCCGCTCTCATGCTAGTGCCATGATTGTCAGTCAGTCAATTAAGGCTTCAACACCAACAGTGGAGAATTTTGACAATCAAGCAAAGACATTGAGTGACAGATTCAACATCTCCAATGACAAGTTTTATTCTAATAGGAAGACGCCACAGCAAGCTAAATCTCATACTAAAAAACGTGCTTTAATGGGCATAAAGGTGGTTCATTCTGCTCCAGCTCATAAGCTGCAAACCATGAAACCAGTCTTGAGCAA CAAGGAAGTTGCAAACTTTCATAGACCAAAAGCTAAGTGGTATCCACATGAAAATAAAATAGCTGCTGAACTTCAAGGGGCTACTTGCAGCCATGGGAAGATGACTGCTATACTTATGACACTGGCAGGAAAAGGAATAAAGATTTTGGTAAATGCAGAGGACACTCCGGTCTCTGTCAAATTAAAAGCTTCAAAGAAGTTAG CAGAATTGAAGCCTTCTGAGAAGGTCAAGTTATTCTGTTCTGGAAAAGAGCTTCAGGATGACATCTCGTTAGCCATGCAAAATGTGCGACCGAACTCTATTCTGCATGTTGTTCGCACTGAAGTGAATCTATGGCCAAAAGCACAGAAGTTACCTGGTGAGGACAAGCCTCTACGCCCTCCTGGGGCTTTCAGGAAAAAAACTGACTTGTCTGTCAGGGATGGACATGTATTTTTAATGGA ATATTGTGAAGAGAGACCTTTGCTTCTTTCAAATGCAGGAATGGGAGCCCGACTTTGTACATATTACCAGAAAACTTCACCTGCTGATCAGACAGCTACATCACTGCGAAACAACGGTGATGGACTGGGCACAGTGCTTGCGATTGATCCTGCTGACAAATCCCCTTTTCTAGGAGACATACGTTCCAGGTCCCATCAATCTTGTCTTGAAACAAACATGTACAGATCACCTATATTTCCTCATAAGGTTGCGCAAACTGATTACCTATTAGTTCGTTCGGCCAAAGGGGTGCTTTCCCTTCGTCGCATTGACAAGCTATATGCTGTTGGCCAACAA GAACCTCATATGGAAGTCTTTTCACCTGGGACTAAAAATGTGCAGAACTATCTTCTGAATCGAGTGCTTGCATATGTTTATCGTGAGTTTCGTGCTAGGGAGAGGCCTGATGTTATTCCTCAGATTCGAGCAGATGAGTTACCCATTCAAAGTCCTCTGACAGAAGCTATAGTGAAGAAACGATTGAAGCATTGTGCAGATTTCAAG AAAGGACCAAAGGGACATTTTTTCTGGACACAGAGAGCTGATTTTCGGGTTCCATCAGAGGAAGAACTGAGAAGATTATTGACACCAGAAAGT GTCTGCTGTTATGAGAGTATGCAAGCTGGCCTGTATCGTCTCAAGCGATTAGGAATTGTGAAGCTTACTCAGCCTGTTGGACTGGCCTCTGCCATGAATCAGCTTCCTGATGAAGCTATCGAGCTTGCTGCTGCATCACATATCGAGAGGGAACTGCAAATCACTAGCTGGAATCTTACGAGTAATTTTGTTGCTTGTACTAATCAG AACCGAGAAAATATAGAAAGATTAGAAATTACTGGCGTCGGTGATCCATCTGGTCGTGGGCTAGGATTCAGCTATGTGCGAGTAGCACCAAAAGCACCTGCCTCCAATTCAATGCTCAAGAAGAagtcagctgctgcaaagggtaCCACTGTAACTGGTACTGATGCTGATCTCCGCAGGTTGAGCATGGATGCAGCTAGAGAG TTGCTGCTGAAATTCGGCGTTCCTGAAGAGCAAATTGATAAATTAACAAGGTGGCATCGGATTGCTATGGTGAGGAAGTTGTCAAGTGAGCAAGCTGCATCAGGAATTACTATTGATGAAATTCCTGTTAGTAAGTTTGCACGCGGACAAAGGATGTCTTTTCTGCAACTTCAACAGCAAACTAGGGAGAAGTGTCAGGAAATTTGGGACAGACAAGTCCAGTCACTTTCAGCTATAGATGGTGATGACAATGGCAGTGACACAGAAGCTAACAATGATCTGGACTCGTTTGCTGGGGATCTTGAGAACTTACTAGACGCAGAAGAATTTGATGATGAGGATACTAGTACAGCAGACTTGAGAAGTGACAAAGCAGATGGAATGAGAGGACTTAAAATGAGAAGGTGCCCTACTCATGCTCAAGTTAATGAGGaaattgaagatgatgaagcagAAGCTTCTCTGGCAAAAAAACTACTCGAAG ACAATGGTAATGATATGAAGAGAAAAAAACAGCCTGAAGGTTTGACAAATTGTAGCACCTCTATAGGTGTCAATAAAATGAAGCAGAATAAGATTGGGCAAATGATCAAATCATCCGGTTATGCTGGTGCGTTGACCCCAAAGGAGGGGGCACCAAGAGAAGCAAAAGAG GCTGAAAATTCTTTTGCTGAAGGCAGTTTGCCCACAAAACTAAAAACAAAGATGGCATTTGATGGAAATGATATCCTTCTTGTTAAAAAGAAAAGTGCTCCAGGAAAGGATGGACCTAAG GAAAAGAGACAGGGTGCAAGGGGAGATACTCTTGTTTGTGGAGCCTGTGGTCAT CTGGGGCATATGCGAACTAACAAATTATGCCCTAAGTATGGGGAGGATCAAGAAGTGTCAGAAATGGATGCAAATTCAGTTAAGTCCAATCCTACAGATACAGGGAACCATTTGCAAACAAAACCACCTAAAAGGTTGATAACTAAAGTTTCCTCTGAAGTTACTGAAACTGAAGGGCCAGAATGTATTGAAAAGACAAAATCTGTCCCAGTAAAATTCAAATTAGGGGCACCTGATAAATCCTTGGAGAGGAACATGTCACTCTCTGGTTCACTGGTTTCTGATAAACGCCCCGTGGATGTTACAGACTATAGATCTACTGGAAAGGTAAACAAGATAATAATACCTAATAAGATGAAGTCAGAAGATTATCCTCCTGACACTCCAAAGCCATCTGTTGTATTTCGGCCTCCTGCTGAAGAAAAGGATGTTCCTCGCAAAAAGATCACCATCAAGCAGCCTAAGGTAGTAGATCAACAAAGACTTGTTGAACCTAGGAGTGGTCAGGAGCCCACAAGAAAGACAAGAAAAATTGTTGAATTATCAAGTTTTGAGGAGAAAAGTAGAGATGATGATCATTGGTTTGGTGGAGAACCCAGCCAGATGAGTTCCTCGCATGAGAGGAGGCTAGATCtggaaggaaaaagaagaagcaaaacCATAATGGAAAATGAGGAGTCCTGGAGAGATGTTGAAGAGCAAAGAGAAATGCCGCAACAGAGGTTTATTGATGCTAGGATATATGCATCGAGGGAGGAAGATCATCAgaaagcaaaaaagaaaaacaagaaaaagaaaaagcatGAATTTAGAGATGATGACCTACTTGATCACAGGCCGTACAAAAATGACAGAAGGGTACCTGAAAGACACCGAGCAGTAAAACGATCTACTCCTGTTGATGTGATTGAATGTGAACCATCTGCTAAGCGCCGCAGGGGAGGAGAG GTTGAGCTCTCCAACATACTGGAAAAGATAGTTGATCACCTGCGGGGAGAAACTCAGATATCATTACTATTTCTAAAACCAGTAACGAGGAAAGATGCTCCTGATTACCTTGACATCATACGTCGCCCAATGGATCTTGGTACCATCAGAGACAAGGTGAGGAAGATGGAGTACAGAAACCGGCATCAATTCAGGCACGATGTAGCACAGATACAACTCAATGCACACATCTACAATGATGAACGACACCCTCACATCCCTCCACTTGCTGATTCGCTCATGGAGTTGTGCGACTATCTGCTCGATGAAAGCGCAGAGCTGCTCGCTGAGGCGGAAGATGCTATTGAGCACTAA